One genomic segment of Pongo pygmaeus isolate AG05252 chromosome 19, NHGRI_mPonPyg2-v2.0_pri, whole genome shotgun sequence includes these proteins:
- the LOC129017999 gene encoding protein FAM182A-like isoform X2 yields the protein MRKPQAESGGSSTASQPQACPDAVGVRLGKMPGDRIHPASDSIQSGAKASFNPPASFQYKPKFWNKSFPKPPSEKLPGSRQCLLPCLQQEAQLANCKCAPGGRWMQGIDRWIPSIQLLHNHSAVNRRHFSAPQKLHADCEKEMLDGGVPGTTVRVSFDFSCLEMVRELWMRNMEEEEHEVGICTWGGQHCGCPAKALPGPPPGGVSAPQSASQLMVKLLLWQKSVHKL from the exons atgaggaaaccccaggcggagtccgggggaagcagcacggcatcccagcctcaggcctgcccggacgctgttggg gTAAGATTGGGGAAGATGCCAGGTGATAGAATCCACCCTGCCTCTGACAGCATCCAATCTGGAGCAAAGGCTTCTTTCAACCCTCCCGCAAGCTTCCAATACAAGCCCAAATTCTGGAACAAGTCTTTTCCAAAACCTCCTTCAGAGAAGCTCCCTGGCTCCAGGCAGTGCTTGCTCCCCTGCCTGCAGCAGGAAGCCCAGCTTGCGAACTGCAAGTGTGCTCCAGGTGGTCGCTGGATGCAGGGTATTGACAGATGGATCCCATCGATACAACTACTGCATAACCAT AGTGCAGTGAATAGAAGACACTTCTCTGCACCCCAAAAGCTCCATGCTGATTGCGAGAAGGAAATGCTGGATGGAGGGGTTCCTGGAACTACTGTGAGGG tttcttttgatttctcctgcttagaaatggtgagagaacTTTGGATGCGGAACATGGAGGAGGAGGAACACGAAGTGGGGATCTGCACTTGGGGTGGTCAGCACTGCGGATGCCCAGCAAAGGCACTGCCTGGTCCACCTCCCGGAGGGGTCTCTGCGCCCCAGTCGGCATCGCAGCTGATGGTGAAACTTTTGTTGTGGCAGAAGAGTGTCCACAAACTTTGA